From Callospermophilus lateralis isolate mCalLat2 chromosome 5, mCalLat2.hap1, whole genome shotgun sequence, a single genomic window includes:
- the Macir gene encoding macrophage immunometabolism regulator, whose product MEVDINGESRSTLTTLPLPVAEVSSPGKAEAEKPRCSSTPCSPMRRTVSGYQILHMDSNYLVGFTTGEELLKLAQKCTGGEESKGEALPSFRSKQLDAGLARSSRLYKTRSRYYQPYEIPAVNGRRRRRMPSSGDKCTKSLPYEPYKALHGPLPLCLLKGKRAHSKSLDYLNLDKMNIKEPADTEVLQYQLQHLTLRGDRVFARNNT is encoded by the coding sequence ATGGAAGTAGATATAAATGGGGAGTCCAGAAGTACCCTGACCACCTTACCCTTGCCTGTGGCTGAGGTGAGCTCCCCAGGAAAAGCAGAGGCGGAGAAGCCTCGCTGCTCCAGCACACCCTGCTCACCCATGAGGCGAACTGTGTCAGGCTACCAGATCCTCCACATGGACTCTAACTATTTGGTTGGCTTCACAACTGGTGAGGAACTCCTGAAGttggcccagaagtgcactggaggTGAAGAGAGCAAGGGAGAAGCGTTGCCTTCCTTTCGCTCCAAACAGCTGGATGCAGGACTTGCACGTTCCTCTCGTTTGTATAAAACCAGAAGTAGGTACTACCAGCCATATGAGATTCCAGCTGTCAATGGCAGGAGGCGAAGGCGGATGCCCAGCTCAGGAGACAAGTGCACTAAATCCTTACCTTATGAACCTTATAAGGCCCTCCATGGGCCCCTGCCTCTTTGTCTTCTTAAAGGTAAGAGGGCTCACTCCAAATCTCTGGACTACCTCAATCTAGATAAAATGAACATCAAGGAGCCAGCTGACACGGAAGTGCTACAATACCAGCTTCAACACCTAACCCTCCGCGGGGACCGAGTGTTTGCTAGGAATAATACATGA